The DNA window GTGGAGGAGAGTGTGAAGCCACATCTGGCCATGATGTGTGCGCTGGTAAGCCGGCAACGGCAGGAGCTGCAGGAGCTTCGGCGAGAGCTGGAGGAGCTATCAGTGGGCAGTGATGGCGTGCTCATCTGGAAGATTGGCAGCTATGGACGGCGGCTACAGGAGGCCAAGGCCAAGCCCAACCTTGAGTGCTTCAGCCCTGCCTTCTACACACATAAGTATGGTTACAAGCTGCAGGTGTCTGCATTCCTCAATGGCAATGGCAGTGGCGAGGGCACACACCTCTCACTGTACATTCGTGTGCTGCCTGGTGCCTTTGACAATCTCCTTGAGTGGCCCTTTGCCCGCCGTGTCACCTTCTCCCTGCTGGATCAGAGCGACCCTGGGCTGGCTAAACCACAGCACGTCACTGAGACCTTCCACCCCGACCCAAACTGGAAGAATTTCCAGAAGCCAGGCACGTGGCGGGGCTCCCTGGATGAGAGTTCTCTGGGCTTTGGTTATCCCAAGTTTATCTCTCACCAGGACATTCGAAAGCGAAACTATGTGCGGGATGATGCAGTCTTCATCCGTGCTGCTGTTGAACTGCCCCGGAAGATCCTCAGCTGAGTGCAGGCAGGGTTTGAGGGGAAAGGACGATGGGGCATGACCTCAGTCAGGCACTGGCTGAACTTGGAGAGGGGGCCGGACCCCCGTCAGCTGCTTCTGCTGCCTAGGTTCTGTTACCCCATTCTGCCTCCCCCAGCCACCACCCTCAGGTGCCTCCAGTTGGTGCTTCAGCCCTGGCCCCTGTGGGGAACAGGTCTTGGGGTCATCAAGGGCTGGAAACAAGTGACCCTAGGGCCTGTCTCCCTTCTTGGGTAGGGCAGACTTGCCTTGGTGCCGGTAACACAATACCCGGACTGAGGTGCCTGCTCAGGTGCTATGTCCCAAGAGCCATAGGGGGGTGGGAGTTGGGGATGGAGAAAGGGTAGTACAAAGAGTCTGTCTTgagatctgatttttttcccctttccctagCCGTGCCCCCTCTGGTTATTTATTTCCTTAGTGCCAGGAGGGCACAGCAGGGGAGCCCTGCTTTTTAATAAACCTGgaattgtatttattaatttgcttCCAGCCTGACTTACCTGGGTTGGTTAGGGCCCTGGGAGGCTCAACCAAACTGAAGGCAAAGAAAGGACCAGTCAGAGAAGGGCCGCTGCCTGGGTCTGGCCCCAAGATCCAGCTGCCCTACTGGCTCGCCCTCCGATGGACGCCAGGGAAACTGCATCAGGCTTTGTGTGGAAGACAGTCCCTGCTGCTGCCCTCTGGCGATGAAATCGGGGAGGTGTATGGCCTGTATGTTTCATAAGGCTGGAGTCCCTGGTCAGCCATACCAGACTAGTGCCTCTGCCCTAGGCAGGTCTTTCTTGGTCTAATGATAATAGGTACTGACACTGCTAAGCACTTTACGTGCATTATTATTTCACTGAAAAGAACTGTCAAGTGAAATACTTCTTATCACAATAACTGGCTTTGTGGGCTCTAGAGAAGAGTTCATGAGGCAATGCATGTTCTTGTCCCAGAGTAAGTGCTTAGTGAATGCTTTTTAACTCCGAACCCCAGCCGCATCCAGGGGACTGGATGTTGAGCACAAGGGGCCTTCAAGATGTTTAAGGCACTtggattttcttctgtctctcatCGGCCTTTCTTATGGGCCTCAGTGGGTGCGTGTGATTATCTACGTTTCACTGATGAAACACAGAGGAGTGACTGACTTATcaatgattctttcttttttttttttgagacggagtctcgctttgtcgcccaggctggagtgcagtggccgatctcagctcactgcaagctccgcctcccgggttcacgccattctcctgcctcagcctcccgagtagctgggactacaggcgccgccacctcgcccggctagttttttgtgttttttagtagagacggggtttcaccatattagccaggatggtctcgatctcctgacctcgtgatccacccgtctcggcctcccaaagtgctgggattacaggcttgagccaccgttaTCAATGATTCTTCTGCGGGTTCGGGCAGGGCCTGGATTCTGTTTTAAACTCCAGTAGTCGTCCCTAGAAGTTGTAGCTTCCTCTAATTTTGGCAATAGGTGTGGGTCGTTGTGCTTGCTTTTGGCAAGTTTCTGAGCGACATAGGTCCTCCATTACCCTCACTGGTGAAAGCCAGCTCACCTCCCAGATTtactgtaaagattaaatgaactgGTCAGTACACAGTGCTTTACTGTCTTGCCTATCCCTGAGAAGAGGCTGTTATGTACAAGAATCAGTAAGGGAAGGTTCAAGGACTGTAGTTATGTCTCTTCCCACGTAGAGACCgagggggttttttttttttgaaaaaaatgaaaaacctcaGTCTTTGCTGCATATgactagctactcgggaggctgaggtgacaggatggcttgagcccagaaggcagaggttaaagtgagctgagattgcgctactgcactccagcctgtgtggcagagccagaccctgtctcaaaaaaaaaaaaaaaaaaaaaaaggccttgggctgggcacagtggctcactcacacctgtaatcccagcattttgggaagccgaggtgggcggatcatgaggtcaggagattgagaccatcctggctaacatggtaaaacctcatctctactacaaatacaaaaaaaaaattagctgggtgtggtggcatgcacctgtagtcccagctactcgggaggctgaggcaggagaatcgcttgaacctgggagggggaggttgcagtgagccgagatggctcctttgcactccagcctggtaagagagggagactccgtctcaaacaaacaaaaagcctttATTGGGTGACAGGACTAACCCTCGGTGAGCCAGGCTGGGGAGCTCATCATCTAACCCAGTCTTTTCAAAAACATCAAATTGACCTATGTAGGGAGAAGTGGGGCCCTGGCTGAGAAACTAGAGCTGGGCCTCTTCACCAGATAAACCTCTTGGTATGGTGATGCCTGGAGACTGGTAGAGGCAGCCACGGGCTCCAGCAGCATAAATGCTTTCAGGCAACAGGCTGAAACACCCTTCCAGAATCCCAGCTACACAcctgaccgggcacagtggctgacgcctataatcccagcactttgggagcccgagttggagatcagcctgggcaacaaaggggagatgccccatatctacaaaaaaatacaaggacccgggcacgttggctcatgcctgtaatcccaacactttgggaggctgaggcgagcggatcacctgaggtcaggagtttgacaccagcctggccaacgtggtaaaacacagtctctactaaaaatgcagaaaacttagctgggcttggtggcgggtgcctataatcacacctatttgggagggtgagactggagaatcgcttgaacccggtaggcggaggttgcagtgagctgagatcacgccactgcactccagcctgggcaacaaaatgaaactccatctcaaaaaaaaaaaaaaaaaaattagctgggcatggaggcacacacctgtagtcccagctacttgggaggccgaggcagaaatcacttgaacctgggaagtggaggttgcagtgagctgagattgcaccactgcactccagcctgggcaacatggtgagactccatctctaaataaataaataaataaataagctgggcacTTGTGTCAAACTTGGGCTCCTCTGCTGCCCAGGACACTGCCACTGCATGATTCCGGGGGTAACATTCACATAGTCTAGATGGTGCCTCCTAGAGTTGTGTGCAAACAATGGGGGCTGTTAACCCCATACTCTGCAAGCCTCGCACACCTGGCCCTCATTCAGTGCTAGTCATAACTTGCAGATTTCAGGCCATGTTCTGCAATGAAAGTGTGAGCTGCACTCCCCAAGGATCTACCTCAGCCCAGGAATCATTCACTCTGGAGGAAGCGCTGTACTTTACTGTCCAGCTCTATGCTTTTAGGCTGACTGCAGATCTTATCTGACACAGGCAGAAGACAGCTTTCTTTCACAGAGGTGGCATGAGGCATAAAGGAGTCAAAACACTTTCACAAAAGAGCaccctgggccgggcacagtggctcacacctgtaatcccaggactttgggaggctgaggtgggtggatcacaaggtcaggagttcgagactagcctgaccaacatggcaaaaccccatctccactaaaaatacaaaaattaccgcctgggcacggtggctcacgcctgtaatcccagcactttgggaggccgagacaggtggatcacgaggtcaggagatcaagaccatcctggctaacacggtgaaatcccatctctactaaaaatacacacacaaaaaaaggctggacacggtggctcacgcctgtaatcccagcactttgggaggctgaggcaggcggattacgaggtcaggagatcgagaccatcctggttaacacagtgaaatccgtgtctactaaaaaatacaaaaaattagccgggcgtagtggtgagcgcctatagtcccagctactcgggatgctgaggcaggagaatggtgtgaacccaggaggcggaggttacagtgagctgagattgcgccactgcactccagcctgggtgacagagcaagactccatctcaaaaacaaacaaaaaaattagccgggcatggtggcaggcgtctgtagtcccacctattcaggagggtgaggcagaatggcgtgaacccgggaggcagagcttgcagtgagctgagaccgtgccactgcactccagcctgggcaacagagcgagactctgtctccccgccccccccccaaaaaaaagacctgggcgtggtggcacacatctgtagtcccagcttctcagggggctgaggcaggagaatcacttgaactcaggaggtggaggttgcagtgagccaagatcgtgccactgccagcctgagcgacagagcgagagattgtctcaagaaaaaaaaaaagcacccccatcctggctaacacagtgaaaccccatctctactaaaaaaaaaagttagccgggcatggtggcgggcgtctgtagtcccagctacccgggaggctgaggcaggagaatggcgtgaacccgggaggcggagcctgcagtgagctgagatcacaccactgcactccagcctgggcaaccgagcaagactccatctcaaaacaaacaaacaaacaaacaaaaaaactaccctGCAGAAAAGGGTGTGCGCAAGAAGGCTGGGTGCTTTAGCTCCGTAAGCATTCAGGAAGCCACCTGTGGATCTTGCCACCAAGGGTCTGATTCTACCCTCCCTGAATCCCGCATCTTGtgcaataaatttattttattttaattattatttttttgagacagagtctcaccctttttgcccagactggagtgcagtggcgcgatctcagctcactgtaacctctgcctcccgggttcacaagcaattctcctgcctcagcctcccaagtagtagctgggattagcccccgccaccacacctggctaatttctgtagttttagtaggcacggattttaccatgttggccaggctggtctcgaattcctgacctaaggtgatctggctggcctcggcctcccaaagtgctgtgattacagagatgagccaccatgccaagcctcaattttttatttttttgatggagtttttgctcttgtcatccagactggagtgcagtggcgcgatcttagctcactgcaacctccgcctcccgggttcaagtgattctcctgcctcagcctcctgagtagctgggactacaggcacccgctgccacacctggcttatttttgtatttctagtagagacagggtttcaccatgttggtcaggctggtcttgaactcctgaccttaggtgatctggctgacctcagcctcccaaagtgctgggattacagaagtgagccactgcgccaaacCTCaattttcgtttttcttttttgatggagcTTTTGCTTGTGtcgtccaggccggagtgcagtggcacgatgttggcttactgcaacctccacctcccaggttcaagtgattctcctgcctcagcctcctgagtagctgggactacaggcacccggcgccacacctggctaattcttgtatttttagtagagatggggtttcaccatgttggccaggatggtagaGCTGGGggtcactcctgtcacccagatagtggcattgcagccttaaactcctgggcttgaggaatcctcccacttcagcctcctaaatagctgggactacaggtatgtaccatcACACCCatctttttacaattttttggagacagggtctcacccctGGGCACAAACAATCCACTTCAGCcacccaaagagctaggattacaggcatgagccaccgcacccagccagaatcaGTTTTTCCCTCCATTACATCTTAGCTCAAACCCAAGCTCAGCAGAAGAGAAGGGTAACTGcattcacttttttttatttttatttttctgagacggagtctcactctgtcacccaggctggagtgcagtggcataatctcggctcactgccacctctgcctcctgggttcaagcaattctcctgtctcaccttcctgagtagctggaattacaggcgcgtgccaccacgtccagctaatttttgtattgttagtagagactgggttttgccatgttggtcaggctggtcttgaactcttgacctcagatgatccacctgctttggtctcccagagtgctgggattataggcatgagccactgcacccagccacaatcacttagtgttttttttttttttttttttttttttttttttgagacggagtctcgctctgtcacccaggctggagtgcagtggccggatctcagctcactgcaagctccgcctcccgggttcacgccattctcctgcctcagcctcccgagtagctgggactacaggcgcccgccacctcgcccggctagttttttgtattttttagtagagacggggtttcaccgtgttagccagaatggtctcgatctcctgacctcgtgatccgcccatctcggcctcccaaagtgctgggattacagggttgagccaccgcgcccggcccacttagttttttttttttttcccctctgcagacaaaaaaaaaaagttatccaaaATTCAACGTAAGAaaactggaggccgggcgcggtggctcaagcctgtaatcccagcactttgggaggctgagacgggcggatcacgaggtcaagagatcgagaccatcctggttaacacggtgaaaccccgtctctactaaaaaatacaaaaaactagccgggcgaggaggcgggcgcctgtagtcccagctactcgggaggctgaggccggagaatggcgtgaacccgggaggcggagcttgcagtgagctgagatccagccactgcactccagcctgggcgacagagctacactccgcctcaaaaaaaaaaaaaaaaaaaaaaaaagaaaactggaatcaCCAAGAGCCAGTTATGTTGCAGATAACGGTGCCTATCACCTTCACCTCTGTCAGAGGCCCTCAGAATTTTCAGTGTTGGAAATGGGAGAAGGAGGTTTGAAGTTTTATGTTGGATTATTAACAGACCAGATCCccatttcttggccaggcatggtggctcacgcctgtaatcccagcactttgggaggccgaggcaggtgaatcacttgaggtcaggagttcgagatcagcctggccaacatggtgaaaccccatctctactaaaaatacaaaaaattagccgagcgcctataatcccagctactcaggaggctgagacagaagaatcgcttgaacctgggaagcggaggttgcagcaagccaggatcgtgccactggactccagcctgggcgacagagtgaggctttgcctcaaacaaaacaaaaccaccagaTCCCCATTTCTCAATGACTTACGGCCCTTGGAGTGCAAATGGCAGGACCTTTTGGGCCTCCAGTGAGGGACAGCAAACCACACTTATCCATCAAACTTCACAGTAAGCCCATAGCATTCCTGCCTGGGGAGAGGGCCTGTCAGCCGGGTACCCTGTGTCCAGGGTTTCATTGAAGAACTGTCTACAAtcaccacagcacctggcctgaaaCAATGGATTTGGAGATGGCTTCTGGGTGGGATGCATATTACAGGGGtcccccttttaaaaataaggataatattATTCCTAGCAAGCGAGGTATGTTAgaaactgttaaaagaaaaagttacctCAAACATTCACAGCAGTAAACGAATAGAACAAGGTCAGAAAACAAAGTTTTTTACCTTTTACTGGTTTATAATAATCTTAAAAACCCCATCACACCCATAAACCACCACAGGTGAGGTGAGAGAGATGGAGAATGAATGCTACAGTATGTGGATAGAGTGGGGAATCCAGGTATTCCCTAGGGTATTGTGGGATGGAGACAGGGAGTGCGGAGAGGAAGTCCTGGCTTGGACCCTTATTGCTGGCTGGGGGTTggctgggagaggggagagggactcAGGCTGAACTCCAATAGAGGGAACATCTCACACCAAAGGCGAGGGCAGTAGGGGGCAAGGGGATCACAGTACATTTTCCATGCAGACTAGGGGTGGGAGTGAGAGTTTCAAAGACTTGCACCCCTACACAGGAAGAGATGGGTTTGAGGTTGTTTGACTTAAAGCCCCCAAGTTGGTGTCTGGTCCAATTTCCTAAAATGGCAGCTCACCTTTCAGGGAGAGGtactggggaggaaaaaaaaaacacagcctaGAATATCTGTTTTGGAGATCAAGCAAGGGATAGGGGGAAGACAGTGGTGCTTTTTAAATCTGACTCAGAAAAGCAGGAACTGGAAGAGGGCCCTGGGTGAGGTGGTGGCCAACACCTTGGGAGAAGGCATTAAGCCAGAAGCTGCAGGTGCTCCTGAGGGCTCAGGACAGGGAGGTACCAGTGTTCACAGACAGCAGAAAAACAATTGGGAACAATAAATTAGGACTTCATGTTGCTATCATTTGGCATAACACaatcaagcttttttttttttctttctttttccttttaaatataaggcAACTTGCCAACACATAACTTAAAAACTGGTCTTCAGTCACATTGCTCCAGATCACTAGAGAATTCCTGGCTAACGAACAGTAGTGGATAGTGAACAAAATGCAAAACCTTAAATAAGAACCATCAGCTGACATTCGCCAGAGACAAGAGGAAAGGTGAGGGCTTATTtcatctgtgaaaaataaaaagcccatTCTGCATCTTTAACAGAAGGGTGCAAAAATTTATAACAAAACAATCTAAgcttaaaattacagaaaagtgTTTCTAGCCAACTAATTGTCGCTTGGGATGAACGTGCTGAGCATGGAGTGGATGAAGGTATGCTCTAAGAATGGACAGAGGGCAGGAGGGGCTGTTTCCAATGTAGGCCCACCTCCAGGTGTTAGAACCATGCTCATTTGGTAAAGGAAGTATTCAAAGAGCTTaaggctttgtgtttttttttttttttccattaaactGAGGGGCTGCACTACAGGGTGAATGTACCTGTGGGGCCACTCACACACAATGCTACTCAAACCCACACTACATTCATACAGAAACGTAACATTTAAAACTTACAGTGTAGAGCAATATTCTTAGCCAGTGTAGAGaaccaaatgctttttttttttttttttttttttttggtgtttttaatcCCAAACTCCAATGTGATCATTCCTTACCTACCTAATTCCTCAAGTAAggtaggttttgtttttgttgaagggGAAAGGATAGGGGCTGTGGGCAGGTGAGTTAGGGGATAGGCAACAGTAAGAAAGGGATCTTGGGTATACTTGGGTACGTTGTATTTTTCTAGGTTTGGAAAGGGGAGTCTGGAACCAAGATGCCAATACAAagacttttttcccccatatCTCACGAAATGGTCAAATACTTCCAAGACGCCCTTGAGATCAAGTGTGGCacggccaagtgcagtggctgtGGGATCAATATAGACACAAAACAAAGCCTCAAGGAATGGAAAGGAACTGGAAGGACATGAAGACTGGATCAGCTTTGATTTGAGATCTTTGGGTGAATAAGGAATTAGCTTTCAGAGCACTTGGGAAATCTTGCTTCTTAGTcctggggggaggggaaggacgGTAGCAACAGGTAGAGGTCTGGCTTAGGGGCCTGAGCACCTCCACTACCTCAACTAGGGCATTCCCTCAGCCCACACCTCAGTCATCCTAAGGGAAACAGGAAGAGGTTCAAGAAAAGATGCCTGGGAGCTGGCTGGAAACGGCCAAGGTGGGGAGAATAGCTGACAGGCAGTCAGTGGAGAGAAAAGCCTGAGCTTGGGGTTAGCTTCTAACATAAAACCAAAAGTTGCTGGAGGGGAGGATGAGAGGACTCCTTCTGTCCCCAGTTAGATCCCACCAAATTCCCTTTCTTAGACATCTAAGAATGATCACACTGGAGCAGTGAAACTTTGAAACTATCCAGTTACTTAAAAGACTAAACCTAGGAGGGTGATGTATGATGTGTTGCACGTGGAGGGCAGCAGGGTTACCTATCTATACCCTGGGTGCTGAATATGAAGACTTCGACTCTCTGTGGGATCGGGGGCTCGGTTGCCAGGGGCTCGGTGGGCCTTGCTCAGCATGGCCAGGCTCTGTTCTCGGAAGCAGGCCTGTTGGAAATCCCCACTTAGGTAATCCACTGTTTGCATTAAGCTGTTCTGGCTTGCCACTGGACCGCCCCCGGTCCCTGCTCGGTAGTGGGCCCCGGGAGCTGCCGTACAGTCGAGGGGTGCACCTGTGGGCTGCCCACCGTGGAACGGCATGGCGAGGTCCTGAGACCCCGAGCTGTCGCTATTGGGAGTGGGCAGAATGTTGTTCCACAGGGGTTGGAAGTAGTGGCCATTGGGGTAGGCCAATGGGGCTGCCATGCCGTTGACTGGTGGGGATGGGGTCGGCTTTTCCAGGGGTGGCTTCAGATGGAAGGACGGCGCCAGGCAGAGTTCTTGCGGGTAGGCAGGGGCCTTGCCCACAAAGCCAGGCCCTGCCAACTCGCGTCCTGCTGCATGCTTGCCTGTCAGGCCAGGGGCTGGCGTCCCACCAGCCTCACTGCACATCTGTTGTAGGTGGGCCAGCTGGTGCTGGTTCCAGGTGACTGGCTTGAGGTCGCTAGGGTAGCCAGTGGGGGCGCGAGAGATGCCTGTGGGCAGGTTGACAGGACCTGCAGCAGGCAACGCGGCAGTGGCCGCATGGGTGTGCTCCAAGGGATTGACCACACATGAAGGCATTGGTGTGGGGACGCTGTGGGTCGACACCCGGGTGCTTGCATTGATGAGCAGACTGCGACTAATG is part of the Chlorocebus sabaeus isolate Y175 chromosome 16, mChlSab1.0.hap1, whole genome shotgun sequence genome and encodes:
- the FAM222B gene encoding protein FAM222B isoform X2; translation: MNPPVAPYATVAPSTLAHPQAQALARQQALQHAQTLAHAPPQTLQHPQGIPPPQALSHPQSLQQPQGLGHPQPMAQTQGLVHPQALAHQGLQHPHNPLLHGGRKMPDSDAPPNVTVSTSTIPLSMAATLQHSQPPDLSSIVHQINQFCQTRAGISTTSVCEGQIANPSPISRSLLINASTRVSTHSVPTPMPSCVVNPLEHTHAATAALPAAGPVNLPTGISRAPTGYPSDLKPVTWNQHQLAHLQQMCSEAGGTPAPGLTGKHAAGRELAGPGFVGKAPAYPQELCLAPSFHLKPPLEKPTPSPPVNGMAAPLAYPNGHYFQPLWNNILPTPNSDSSGSQDLAMPFHGGQPTGAPLDCTAAPGAHYRAGTGGGPVASQNSLMQTVDYLSGDFQQACFREQSLAMLSKAHRAPGNRAPDPTESRSLHIQHPGYR